One stretch of Euphorbia lathyris chromosome 7, ddEupLath1.1, whole genome shotgun sequence DNA includes these proteins:
- the LOC136200527 gene encoding uncharacterized protein, producing the protein MEASSASLSHWDYLMLLIFRPALAISFVVLFISFGWCLAWKLVLVHIPLVQEIFGLRKKPVKPKPVTGRLSRYYNSMNARNSASPGVGEETKG; encoded by the exons ATGGAGGCTTCGTCTGCTTCCCTTTCGCACTGGGATTACTTGATGCTGTTAATTTTCCGTCCAGCACTCGCAATCTCTTTCGTTGTGTTGTTCATATCTTTCG GATGGTGTTTGGCATGGAAATTGGTGCTGGTTCACATTCCTCTAGTACAAGAGATATTCGGATTGCGTAAAAAGCCTGTTAAACCTAAACCTGTGACCGGTCGATTATCCAGATACTACAACTCCATGAACGCCCGAAATTCTGCTTCTCCCGg AGTTGGTGAGGAGACAAAGGGCTAA
- the LOC136235656 gene encoding uncharacterized protein, which produces MAVCFSNRSLLAPPLPPSFSAKSSKTLESKTSLALHHVPRFSNSTLRFSHSSSSPALPRRSFKAYLSAQDSESSTNDDEGIHHDDHMKTSSKEENGKQVPSLKNLIKVYKKAILLGDESFISELEASVEIIENEHSELAQKVSELSAKIVSGKEKHIRLQADFDNFRKRAEKERINVRSNAQGEVIESLLPMVDSFERAKQQLKPDTEMEKKIDTSYQGIYKQFVEIMRSLRVASVATVGKPFDPLLHEAIAREESEEYKEGIIIQEFRRGFRLGDRLLRPAMVKVSAGPGKKKAPISVEQPAATAASMDDR; this is translated from the exons ATGGCTGTTTGTTTCTCTAATCGCTCTCTTCTGgctcctcctcttcctccttcATTCTCTGCAAAATCCTCCAAAACCCTAGAATCAAAGACTTCATTAGCGCTTCATCATGTTCCTCGGTTTTCCAATTCTACGCTCCGCTTTTCTCACTCCAGTTCTTCTCCCGCTCTCCCAAGGCGTTCTTTCAAGGCTTATTTATCCGCTCAAGACTCTGAATCTTCT ACAAATGACGACGAGGGGATTCATCATGATGATCATATGAAGACCTCAAGCAAAGAAGAAAACGGAAAGCAAGTACCGAGTTTGAAGAACCTGATTAAGGTTTATAAGAAGGCAATTCTTCTCGGAGATGAGAGTTTTATTTCAGAACTTGAAGCTAGTGTAGAAATTATAGAAAATGAGCATTCTGAATTGGCCCAAAAAGTTTCAGAGTTATCAGCCAAAATAGTCTCTGGCAAGGAAAAACATATTCGTTTGCAGGcagattttgataattttagaaAAAGGGCAGAGAAGGAAAGAATTAACGTTAGGAGCAACGCCCAAGGAGAGGTGATTGAGAGCCTGTTGCCCATGGTGGACAGCTTTGAAAGAGCTAAGCAACAATTAAAACCAGATACAGAAATGGAGAAGAAGATTGATACAAGTTACCAGGGCATATACAAACAGTTTGTGGAGATTATGAGGAGCTTGCGGGTGGCTTCTGTAGCAACAGTTGGAAAACCTTTTGATCCCCTG CTCCATGAGGCTATTGCACGAGAAGAGTCTGAAGAATACAAGGAAGGCATTATAATTCAAGAATTCAGACGTGGATTTCGTCTGGGAGATAGGCTTCTGAGACCAGCAATGGTTAAAGTTTCTGCCGGCCCTGGTAAGAAGAAAGCCCCTATCAGCGTAGAGCAACCTGCAGCAACAGCTGCAAGCATGGACGACCGATAA